CTAAGAAGCATATGCAGGGTGTGGTGGATACACACCGACAACAGTGTTGGTTGTGGTTACTCTTCAACTCCTCCACATCGAGCAGAGAGGAATGTGAGCCATGACTGAAGATGCCATTGCAGTTACTCTCGCCAGTTTTCCTTTCAGTgtaattcagcagctgtttgtagGAAAGTAATGTACATTCACAAGTGATTACTTTCAGTTTGGTGATGGTCTTTGACTTAATAAAACCCGTGTTGGACATGGGTTTGTCCCCCAGTTCTATTTCATCGAACAAAACTATGATGTTATGCGCTTCTCTCAGATCAGCATTCAAATTGCTTTGGTTTCTGATCCGTCTTCCAAATCTTACGGGCACCGTACTGTACAAGGCCTGCAGAACATGACTCAGCCTCTTCATAACTTCATGTATACAACCAGGGACGCATGATGTCTATCTTCACTGTTAACACACCCAGTTGTACCCTTAGGTCCTCTGCTTCACTGAggcagagaagctgcagcatgCAGGACCGCCACAAGAGATGCAGATGTCGCAGCAAGTCCAGACCAAAATACCACTGCACCTGCTGAAGATGGTAACACGGCCGCTAGTACAGGAGTGACGAACTAACTGAGGGGCATTTTCGCTAACTATCTGGGTCTGCCTGGGTGGTGTCGTCTTGTGAGGAGATGCTTGGAGACAAAGAGCCACTGCTTGCGGAGAGAATTTCATGCTCGTTCTCACTGATctttaatctgctgctgtcctcctggactgaatatgaagaaaaaagaacatcatTGCCAGAGAGCAGCTCTCCGAGTTATATGCTGTTTATTGAAGGTTAAACGTGTGTGTCCAACAACTCAACAAAACCATTGTGGTCctggtccttttttttctatttatggTTTCTTCCTTGTGTGCTTTTATCTCTTAAAAGCAGCTGCTGGAAACGTCAGTGGGATTAGACTCAACTGTCAAAAGTttgaacaagaaaacaaaatgtcctcttatatatatatatatatgctttaTACCAGGGTATTACTATGATAACACTCCTGTATGTGGATGATGCCAAATTTTGCAAATGTAATTGTGGCTGTCAGGGGATGATAACGGTATTTCTTGCTGATTTGGATGCACACCAGCCAAGGCGTACCATCCTGAATTCTGTTTTTCAAGATGACTGTGTGAATAACAACATGGTGGCGGGTTGGCACATGTGTTCATGGGATTGAAGCTTGGGGAGGCGTCTCCACGGGTTCTTTAAAGTTGGCGTTCAAGGCGTTAAAGCGGTCCCTCTATGTTTTCCACGTCTAACCCTAtccctttttacatttttcagtctgtgttgGGATGCTGGGCATTAACATTGCAATTTTAAAggattttgatgttttcaggTACAATTTAGACAGCATATGAAGAGAAGTGGTTACTGAAAGCCTGTAACTCTAAGGCACAGTTCACCCCAAAGTCAGAAATGCATACTCTTCCTCTCTAATGTCTCTTACTAGAACCCATGACGTGTTTACTCAAGATGACCCACAGACCTGGAGTAAGAATTCATGTTGGAAcgattttctgtctgtgttgcgTAATCGGGTCATGATATCTGGAAAGcgacattgctgttgagtttttccaaATTTCCAAATTTTGCCAAATTTCTTTGGCACTCTCTGCAAGCCAAGTGCCATCTcgtctagttccattatatttgagagacAACAGACATCCCCATGGCTGATATCTCTTCTTCATCCACAGTGCCTGAAAACCCGTGATGTTCAGGACGATGTCCACAGCAGTTTTGCACAGCTGCTGGGCGAACTCAACAAGGCGAACGCTCCGTACGCCCTCAGTGTGGCCAACAGACTGTACGGGGAGCAGTCCTACCAGTttgttgaggtgtgtgtgtatttcagcaTGTATCTTCAGGAGTAGGTGTGGTTGTGTTAACATATTTGTACGCTGGAGTGAATGAGATACACAGACAAGAATATTTGAGTTGACATAATGATGAATGAAGGAGTGGGCAGCAGGCCAGTGTAGATGCAAGGAAAGCAGtgactgtgaaaatattctaGCTGTGATAACTCCACTTACTTAAGTAAACTAACCAACTTATAAATTATCTTATTGTTTTGGTTGATCACAATCAGTAAATGTGTTGTTGATGGTTCCAGCATTTCTTAGGAGGTACCATGAAGCACTACAACGCAGAGCTGGAGTCTGTTGACTTCGTGAAGAGCTTTGAGGCAGCAAGGCTCAACATAAACAGCTGGGTGGAGGAGAAGACACAAGGTGGTTCATACACACTAACATACACACTTATCTGTATGTTAGTAGACACTCATGTCTCCATCATTCAGTGCAATTATTACAACATCGGTCAAACATTGTAAACTGATCTTTAACCGGAGGAGCACCATATTAATGTTAAGCACACTCACTTGTGTCAGTCTCATTTTTGAATGCAGAAAAAAGCTAGATCTCCAGACTGCTAAAAGTTGACGTTAACATGTAAACTTGCATGCACTTTCAGTGCCAAGAGTTTAAAAGTTTTCATGATGACGGCCCGAGAGTGGGCAGAGTTGAAGGGTGGAGGCTAATTTCATCAAATTACCTTGGTATTAAGGCAGAAAGAGTCAATATTCATGCAGAAATGATGCATTAAATATTCCTGTAAATGCTAAAGAAATACgtttttgtgtctaaaaatATGATTGAACTTCATTCTGTGTCAAGGAAAACATGGCAGTTGATGGTACCATTTTTCAACACTCTAATGCTTCAGTTGAGTGAAATCATACCATATgttgtatcatttttttcttccaggtaAAATTAAGGATTTGCTGGCCCAGGGTGTGTTGGACAGCTTGACCAGGCTGGTGCTGGTCAACGCCATCTACTTCAAAGGCAACTGGAGCAAGAAGTTTAAGGAAGACGTCACACGTGATGCTCAGTTCAGAATCAACCAGGTAACACTGCTCAAAGAAAACATCCAGTATGAATACAGTGATTGACAAAGATCAGTTAAAGTTAGAAAATACGAGTTTTAAACCTACCACAAACCTACAAAGTCAGCTGGGTCTTAGCTTTTGATTAAATCTTCACCTTTCTTCATTCCTTTATTTCAGTTCAAAACCATTTCCCACTGTCGCGATGATTTGTAAATGGCTGTTGTGACTTTTGTCGTCTACAAGACTTCAGCTGCTGTtaagtttctctttcagtttttgtatttttctgtttgatttcagAATGACACCAAACCAGTGAAGATGATGCACCAGAAAACTAAGTTCCCTCTAACCTTCATCCCTGAAGCCAACTGCCAGGTAATCAAGCTGTTCAGTTAATTAATCCATTACTGCAGTATGTCAGTTAATATTTCTGTCAGTCCATCAAACGATGGGGACCGCTGAACCAGTCATATATTCAAACAGTTGACTAGCATTTGCTGTATGTTGGCTGTAATGTTCTAAACCTGTTGATCAGATCCTAGAGATGCCATACGAAGGAAAGGAGCTCAGCATGCTCATCTTTCTACCCAATGACATGACGGAAGGTACAACAGGTCTGGAGAAGGTAggaacacacactcgcacacacatatagaaaCACCGCACGAGGCACAGACAAACTAATAATTGATTTTCTGTCCACCCCccagctggagaaggagctTACC
This is a stretch of genomic DNA from Acanthopagrus latus isolate v.2019 chromosome 19, fAcaLat1.1, whole genome shotgun sequence. It encodes these proteins:
- the LOC119008265 gene encoding leukocyte elastase inhibitor-like isoform X1 is translated as MASPTPLSKANTTFALALLKKLSDNDKTANVFYSPFSISSALAMVMMGARGNTATQMSECLKTRDVQDDVHSSFAQLLGELNKANAPYALSVANRLYGEQSYQFVEHFLGGTMKHYNAELESVDFVKSFEAARLNINSWVEEKTQGKIKDLLAQGVLDSLTRLVLVNAIYFKGNWSKKFKEDVTRDAQFRINQNDTKPVKMMHQKTKFPLTFIPEANCQILEMPYEGKELSMLIFLPNDMTEGTTGLEKLEKELTYENFVEWTRPDMMDEIEVQVGLPRFKMEEKYDMKSVLVSMGMVDAFDIAMSDFSGMSPANDLVLSKVVHKAFVEVNEEGTEAAAATAAIMMLRCAVRPPTFVADHPFLFFIRHNPSMSILFAGRYCSPE
- the LOC119008265 gene encoding leukocyte elastase inhibitor-like isoform X2, coding for MASPTPLSKANTTFALALLKKLSDNDKTANVFYSPFSISSALAMVMMGARGNTATQMSEVLCFTEAEKLQHAGPPQEMQMSQQVQTKIPLHLLKMCLKTRDVQDDVHSSFAQLLGELNKANAPYALSVANRLYGEQSYQFVEHFLGGTMKHYNAELESVDFVKSFEAARLNINSWVEEKTQGKIKDLLAQGVLDSLTRLVLVNAIYFKGNWSKKFKEDVTRDAQFRINQNDTKPVKMMHQKTKFPLTFIPEANCQILEMPYEGKELSMLIFLPNDMTEGTTGLEKLEKELTYENFVEWTRPDMMDEIEVQVGLPRFKMEEKYDMKSVLVSMGMVDAFDIAMSDFSGMSPANDLVLSKVVHKAFVEVNEEGTEAAAATAAIMMLRCAVRPPTFVADHPFLFFIRHNPSMSILFAGRYCSPE